The segment GACGGCAGTTTGCTGTTCCGGCATGGTGTGACCTTCTTTCGCCTGGGTGTGTTTCGAGCGTAAACTCAACTGAGTGCAGATTTCCAAATATTCTTGGGGCCGGGGACAAACTCTCGTGTGGTCACTTCGACCGAGTTCGGTGGCAGTGCGTGGTCGAGATAGGTCTGGCGGCAGGCGCTTCGCCGCACCTTCCCGCTCGTCGTCTTGTGCACGAGCCCCTTACCGCCGATTACGGCCGCGTGGCAGAGGATTCCGTGCGCGCGTTGAATCGCCGACATGACAGCGGTCACGACATCTTCAGCCGCACCGGCACGCGGCATTTCCGTGGATACTTCGAGAAAGAGTGCGAGACCTTCTTCGTCGCCCTGCGAGGGAACGCCGAACGCGGCAACTCCGCCCGTGCGCACGTCTGGATGCGCTGCCGCGGCGGTGTTTTCGATGTCCTGAGGGTAGATGTTGTGCCCGCGGATGATGATGAGATCCTTATAGCGTGCGGTGACGTACAGCTGGCCGTCGCGAAAGAAGCCCAGATCGCCCGTGCGCAGGTACCGTCGTCCGTCGGCCGGATCGTCGGTGGTGGCCTGGAAGCTGTCTCGCGTTTCGTCCGGCCGGTTGTAGTACCCGAGTGCGTTCGTGGGAGAGTCGACCCAGATTTCACCGATATCGCTGTCGGAGCATGGAATACGCGTGCGCGGATCCACAATGCGCACTCGTGCCCCGGGTTTGGTGATCCGCCCCGATCCGATGTAGGTCAGACCCTTGCCGGCTGGTGCGGGGACTGCGTGGCCGAGTTGGAGCTGATCGGTGTCGAGTTGGAGCTGGGTGCCTCCGCCCATGGAGACGCTCACCGTGCTTTCGGCGAGCCCATAGGCGGGGTAGAACGCCTCCGGACGGAAAGCGCTGACGGAAAAGGAATCTACGAAGTCCGTGATCGTCGCGACCTGGACGGGTTCTCCTGCCGACATGGCAATCCGCAACGAACTGAGATCCCATCCCGTTCGTTGGTGGGGTGTTGTCTTGCGTACTGCGAGCGCATATCCGAAATCGGGCGCGGCCGTGTGGGTGGCGCGGACCCGGTCCATCACGTCGAACCACGTCGCCGGTCGGCGCAGAAACGTCAATGGAGACATCAGATAGGTGGGATCGGTACACGTTCCCACCAGTGTGCTGACGATGAAGCTGATCAGTCCGAGATCATGAAAGTGGGGCACCCAGCCGACCGCTCTAATTCCCTGCTCGGCGCCCAGGGCGTCAGCGTTGCTACGGGTTTCGGTGACAAGATTGCCGTGGCTGATCATGACCCCGCGTGGAGCGCCCGTCGAACCCGAGGTGTATTGGAGTAGCGCCACGACGTCTGGGTGCGCTGGAAAATGCCAGTCGTCCGGGCCGGTACCGGAATCCAGCTCGAGGTCGGTCCGTTCCCATCGGCGTTGCCTATCCGCGGACAGGTACTGGTGGTAGAGCTTATCGGTCAATCCGAGTGCGGGGGAGCAGTCGTCGATGATGTTCTGGAGCGCGTTCATCGTGGCGGGTCGCATGGGATCGGGTGGGCACACGGGCACCGGAACCGCACCGGCGGCGAGACAACCGGTGAAAGCGCGGATGAACTCCAGCGACGGCGGATACACCAGGACTATTCGATCGCCTGGTCGCACACCCAACTCGCGGAGTGCGTGCGCGATCCGGTCCGCAGAGTTGACGAGATCGCCTGCCGTGACGCTTTCTCGGTCCTGGCCGTCATCCCCGACGAAAACAAACATGGTCTTCGACGGTGTGTCCTGTGCGCAGCGCAAAAGACTGGAAATGATCGAGTCGACTTTCATTGAGTGGACCTCTCTCAGCGGGCCGTCCGCACTCGGACTTCGGCGGGTCGGTGGTCGAGTACTACTGTGTAAGAGCGTGTTTCGGTGCGGCAGCGTCCGGTCGTGAGATTGCATCGGACTCGGTGGGGATGTACACCGCTCAGTCGCGCGACATGCTCTTTCATCGCGATGGTCGCGACTCGCTGAGCTCCGCGGATATCTGCGGACAGGCCGTATATCTGTTCCATAGTTCCGGGTAGGGAATCCCACA is part of the Nocardia sp. XZ_19_385 genome and harbors:
- a CDS encoding fatty acyl-AMP ligase, with translation MQSHDRTLPHRNTLLHSSTRPPTRRSPSADGPLREVHSMKVDSIISSLLRCAQDTPSKTMFVFVGDDGQDRESVTAGDLVNSADRIAHALRELGVRPGDRIVLVYPPSLEFIRAFTGCLAAGAVPVPVCPPDPMRPATMNALQNIIDDCSPALGLTDKLYHQYLSADRQRRWERTDLELDSGTGPDDWHFPAHPDVVALLQYTSGSTGAPRGVMISHGNLVTETRSNADALGAEQGIRAVGWVPHFHDLGLISFIVSTLVGTCTDPTYLMSPLTFLRRPATWFDVMDRVRATHTAAPDFGYALAVRKTTPHQRTGWDLSSLRIAMSAGEPVQVATITDFVDSFSVSAFRPEAFYPAYGLAESTVSVSMGGGTQLQLDTDQLQLGHAVPAPAGKGLTYIGSGRITKPGARVRIVDPRTRIPCSDSDIGEIWVDSPTNALGYYNRPDETRDSFQATTDDPADGRRYLRTGDLGFFRDGQLYVTARYKDLIIIRGHNIYPQDIENTAAAAHPDVRTGGVAAFGVPSQGDEEGLALFLEVSTEMPRAGAAEDVVTAVMSAIQRAHGILCHAAVIGGKGLVHKTTSGKVRRSACRQTYLDHALPPNSVEVTTREFVPGPKNIWKSALS